From Brassica oleracea var. oleracea cultivar TO1000 chromosome C3, BOL, whole genome shotgun sequence, a single genomic window includes:
- the LOC106330915 gene encoding uncharacterized protein LOC106330915 — protein MSSGQRLSRQQKGKAVAAASNPTRNPDGDRVGDPELGLTSGEGLSTAVPRSDEGFPSDARSAGKGKKRKRGDGSGAGRSTEETSDVPPSSEPRKKSKKKRTKKKSTGEQLEDADEQIEQEEEGARGEEIQPEEGGSEAVASEGRNDEEGVSEGEERETSLNVARSGGSKENSEGSPLLICRGNDEDDDERRSPVLTSPRERTPVPVGGGAVQTGTSSRGAAILRRAPGFSFLDKVDFHYEGPTPLVYVPEKCGEFLCQLRGRAKPLPAGDSTMNVVIDKYDTALKGALDELELAKKEFAEKEEVSARQLNESRANLQKLNGMMTSTVARRDEFKAALESSRRVIRELEQENVDLESERASLAATHEREMRRLRDSRILEVTRERGRVEAEMTAKANRCFAKIRSREKRQGPYDEARLLHIPQASIDMFVEHERKILEVTRERGRVEAEMTAKANRCFAKIRSREERRGPYDEARLLHSQAFGTRKCLEALKGDGNDIPQASIDMFVEHERKYEQEAEKLKVGEIPEGDLRLSPLLLESQFVDARILAGLDPYGSNAGLIDPETAVNLHVSPTHPIGERH, from the exons ATGTCGTCGGGTCAGAGGCTATCGAGGCAGCAGAAGGGGAAGGCAGTCGCAGCGGCGTCGAATCCGACAAGGAATCCCGACGGGGATCGTGTCGGAGATCCGGAG CTGGGGCTGACTAGCGGGGAAGGACTCTCAACGGCGGTTCCTCGTTCTGATGAGGGTTTCCCTTCCGATGCCAGAAGTGCGGGGAAGGGCAAGAAAAGAAAAAGAGGCGATGGTTCGGGAGCCGGGAGGAGTACTGAGGAGACAAGTGATGTCCCTCCTTCCAGTGAGCCCCGGAAGAAGAGCAAGAAGAAAAGGACAAAGAAGAAGTCCACCGGCGAGCAGTTGGAAGATGCTGACGAGCAGATCGAGCAAGAGGAAGAGGGTGCTCGAGGAGAAGAAATTCAGCCCGAAGAGGGGGGTTCTGAGGCTGTAGCCTCGGAGGGACGGAATGACGAGGAGGGAGTAAGTGAAGGAGAGGAACGCGAGACTTCTCTTAATGTCGCCCGCTCGGGTGGTTCCAAGGAAAATAGCGAAGGGTCGCCACTCCTGATATGTAGGGGAAATGACGAAGACGATGATGAGAGGCGGTCTCCTGTTCTGACGTCTCCTCGCGAGAGAACTCCAGTTCCCGTCGGGGGAGGGGCCGTCCAGACCGGTACTTCTTCCCGCGGCGCCGCTATCCTAAGGAGGGCACCTGGATTCAGCTTTCTCGACAAGGTCGACTTCCACTACGAGGGACCGACTCCCTTAGTGTACGTTCCAGAGAAATGTGGAGAGTTTCTCTGTCAATTAAGAGGGAGGGCGAAACCTCTTCCCGCT GGTGATAGCACGATGAATGTCGTGATTGATAAATACGACACGGCCCTTAAAGGAGCCTTGGACGAGCTCGAGCTGGCCAAGAAAGAGTTTGCTGAGAAGGAGGAGGTTTCCGCTCGTCAACTGAACGAGTCAAGGGCCAATCTGCAGAAGCTCAACGGGATGATGACCAGCACCGTTGCTCGACGCGATGAGTTTAAAGCCGCACTGGAATCATCTCGAAGAGTCATCCGCGAGCTTGAACAGGAGAATGTTGATCTCGAGAGCGAGAGGGCTTCGCTCGCTGCCACGCACGAGCGAGAGATGAGACGTCTGAGGGACTCCAGAATTTTGGAGGTGACGAGAGAAAGGGGGAGAGTTGAGGCGGAAATGACCGCCAAGGCTAATCGTTGCTTCGCCAAGATTCGTTCTCGAGAGAAGCGTCAGGGTCCTTACGACGAGGCTCGGTTACTCCACATACCGCAAGCTTCTATTGATATGTTCGTCGAGCACGAGAGAAA AATTTTGGAGGTGACGAGAGAAAGGGGGAGAGTTGAGGCGGAAATGACCGCCAAGGCTAATCGTTGCTTCGCCAAGATTCGTTCTCGAGAGGAGCGTCGGGGTCCTTACGACGAGGCTCGGTTACTCCACAGCCAAGCCTTTGGGACTAGGAAGTGCCTCGAGGCCTTGAAAGGAGATGGGAACGACATACCGCAAGCTTCTATTGATATGTTCGTCGAGCACGAGAGAAAGTACGAACAAGAGGCTGAGAAGCTTAAGGTTGGTGAAATTCCCGAAGGCGATCTCAGACTTTCTCCTCTCTTGTTGGAGTCTCAGTTCGTGGATGCTCGGATTCTGGCGGGTCTCGACCCATATGGTTCCAATGCTGGCTTAATTGACCCGGAGACCGCGGTGAATCTGCATGTCTCGCCTACTCATCCGATCGGAGAAAGGCACTAG